AAAGTCCCCTGTGCTCCATACTGCTCTAGTCTACAATGCCCAGCATAATAGTGAAAAAAGCAGATACAACATAGGCAGCTGGCCTATTTCCAAATCAAGTTAACTGCAAGCATCATAGTTATTTACAACATGCAGAAAGTATTGGgatgatatttaaaatatttacattaaagaggcgatataaatatttttgcatgcaAAGCCAGCAGTGGGAGTTTTAACTCTGGATGACTGCAGGATTTGGTATAATCTCTGCTGGCTGGTGATTTTTTCCATGGGAGAGGAAAGATGATGTGAAAGGAGCTGGTAACTTTACAGAGCCTTTCTTTTTGTGATCTCACCTTGATTTAACAACTCAGAAAGAGTAAAGACAGATTTATACCAGTTACGTGCAAGGTTTGACCCTGCTGTAATCCAGCTACTGGATTCACGCAGAATCTTGTTTCATGAAAGAGAAGCGCTTAAAATTTCACATAGTCAGCCCCGTAGGATGAACTGTACTGGGATTTGCCTCAAACGCATCTGACGTTTTATGCGAGAAcagattttgcatttcatttccccATCTTTACCCTACCAAGGTTTACTGCGTGACACCTTATACTTGAACGTgcaccttttttccctttcaagtTTTTAATCAGCGACAAACCTCAGCCTGAGCGCCTAAGCGCgtctgcagctttgcagagcccctctgccccgccgCACCGTGTGTTTGCCGGGGGGCACGCCTTGCTGCTGCGGAAATTAGACTTAGTAGCAAGGTAGTCATTTCTAACGGGAAAAGGAGGGAAGCTGAGCAATGCcggtttggggggttttgtttagCAAGGGGAGAAAGgtgtccgtgtccccccccgcggggggcgATGCCGGGGGCGATGCCGGGGGCGGTGCCCGCCGGCCGatgcccggggcggggggcggcccggcccggcccggcgcggcgcggcgcggcgcgggggccgCTTCCTCCTCCGCGCTGCCCGGCTTTTAAGGGCGGcgcgccggcagccgcccccAGAGCGCCGCCGGgcctccgcgccgccgcccgccatCCCCGGCGCGGAGCCGAGCGCAGCCGAGCCCGCGGGGCCgcagcggcgggggccggggagccccatggggcgcgggcgggggccgcccgccgcagGCCGCCCCtaggccgcccgccgccggccgcagcatgcgggcagcgctgcgcctgctggggctgggctggctctgcagcctgtGCCGCGGGTACTTCGAGGGCCCGCTGTACCCCGAGATGTCCAACGGCACCCTGCACCACTACTTCGTCCCCGACGGCGACTACGAGGAGAACGACGACCCCGAGCGCTGCCAGCTGCTCTtcagggtgagcgagcagcggcggtgcggcgcggcggcggcggcgggcggcgggctcAGCCTGCGGGAGGAGCTGACGGTGCTGGGCCGGCAGGTGGAGGACGCGGGCCGGGTGCTGGAGGGCATCGGCAAGAGCATCTCCTACGACCTGGACGGGGAGGAGAGCTACAGCACCTACCTGCGCCGCGAGTCCGCCCAGATCAGCGACGCCTACTCCAGCTCGGACCGCTCGCTGAGCGAGCTGGAGGGCAAGTTCCgccaggggcaggagcagggcggCCGGGAGGAGGCCCGCCTGGGCGACAGcttcctggggctgctgctgcacgcCCGCGCCCTGCTGCGGGAGACGCGGCACATCTCCAGCGGGCTGCGGGACAAGCACGACCTCCTGGCCCTCACCGTCCGCAGCCACGGCGCCCGCCTCAGCCGCCTGAAGAACGACTACCTGCGCGCCTGAGCCGGGGCGAGCGGCTTCGCGGGGCGGCTGGGCCCCGCCGGCAGCTGGCCCGGGGCGAGCGGCTTCGCGGGGCGGCTGGGCCCCGCCGGCAGCTGGCCCGGGGCGAGCGGCTTCGCGGGGCGGCTGGGCCCCGCCGGCAGCTGGCCCGGGGCGAGCGGCTTCGCGGGGCGGCTGGGCCCCGCCGGCAGCTGGCCCGGGGCGAGCGGAGGGCGCAGCGCCGGGGCCCGTCCGGAAGGGGGTCCCCCTCCTCGCGCGGATGCACCCTTCCTCCTGGAAAAACTTATTTATTACACTTGACTTCCTAAACAAATAGCGCGTTTCTATCCAGCGGGAGGTTAGAGGTACGTTTAAGTTAATAGCCCGTATTTAAAAAGCTGCCCCGTGCTATGCTGTTCACCTGTGGTGGCAAAGCCAAGCAAGCTTTcccgccccccgctccctgTCGTCGGTGCATGTATCGCCTGCGCTGCTGCGGCTCACCTGCCGCAGACGTGGATAAAACGTGGTGCTCGCCGGCCACGTCTGGACTCGCGTGTAGCGGATGcttaaattgcttttgttgtAACTCTCCTCCAGGGTGAAACCTCTGGCCCTCTATTAACTTTCTTAAACTTTTGTAACGGTATGTATTCCACGCACGTAAAACATGGTTCTGCTACGTAACTTAAAGCTGTGATTTCCATTTGTGTTTTGCAAGACGGGAACTATTCTGGCATGATTTGTACTCTTCCAGGCTTGCTTATCTGTGACTCTAAGCTGTCGTAACCCCAAGAGCCAGCCAAAAAGGCTTATGTCAGACCCCGAGAATGCTGATGCAGATTTCTATAGTAAGAAGAAGGAGCCCTTGCAGTGGTTGTAGTTTCAGATCCCAGATTTGAGAGCCAGGTTTCTTAGAGCACGTTTCGAAAGCAGACAAAAAGGTTTAGTCTGTGCCAGCACAGTGACATTTCATGTTGGTGCCTTTGTACTTTTGCTAGCTAAGctattaataaaattatttgtgctCCCAGACAATAGCAAAAGTACCTAGTGGGAAGGAGGGGATggattgtttgggtttttagaCTCATTGCTATTTAATTGTCGCTTTGGGGTAGTATGGCTACCAGGTTACAGATACTGCAGGCAGAATCACTGTTTGGATGAAGAAAGTTCATatgttgttttaataaatatttgaaaacaatgttaaagtgcattttttcttttattgttctGCTTGAGACGCCTTTGATTTAAAACATGCTGTTGTAATATGTCTTTTCAGCAAAAAATTGCAAGTAGGTAGATCCTGCCAAGTGAAATAACTTGCTTTTgagtaaaaacaaataaaaatttaccGACTGAAGAGGTAAGCaagtttcattaaaagcaaTGGTACAGAAGGGTGCGTAGGGTGGATTTTCTTGCGTTTGCAAGCCTTTTTAAGAAACGAGCAGTCTCATGGCACTGGAAGAGAAGCTGTTCGATGCAGTTTTGATGTCTGATCTTGTTAACCCTACTCACCTTCAGTTATACTTTGGTCTGTGAACCATCCAGTTGGTAAGTTACTCCGAAGTGCAGCGGGTCAACATGTCACCTGGGACCAGAGCGCTGAAGGCACCGAGAAATGTCTGGTGAAAGTACACGCTTACAGAACCTCTGGACCGTCCAGGCAGCTCACTTTCACTAAAGGCAGTGAAGCGTAGCTCCTAGCAGGATACTTTAAGATGTCAATTTGTACCTTTAGAGCCCCAGTATCTTTTGAAGATCTGCCTTTCGTGTccctgagaaaaatgaaacattttcttgatTCACTTCACTGGAACTATGCAGTGTTACTTTCAAGTATGTTTTCAGGTGAGAAGGTATGATGGGTTCTagctcttaaaaattaatttctttgtgatACTTTCCTTGCCACTAGGGTTAGATATAACAACAGAGGAGCAAAAAGGGCCATCTGAGCTGCTGTGTCTTGTCTGTCTGCTGTCACAGCAAACCACATAGCATTTGTGGGATGGGCCACGCTCTAAAAGTGCCTGAGGGTTTCCTTCACATCCAGTCTCTCCACTCTCTCCGAATCTTACCCGTTCGGAAGTAGGTGCCAAAGATGTCGTGAGATTCCATTTGTGCCCAGATGCTTCTTAAAAGGAGTTTTAGTCTCTGCTTACCCACTTTCTGAGTCATTGGTTATAACATGAATTGTAAACATCAGTAAAGGAACTAAAATGGGAGGCCTTGCTGGTTTTTTAGCCATATGAGAGCAATATTTAAATCCTAATAgcaaaatagtagtagtagtagtataaAACAGCTCCTTGAATATGCTTTAAGCAGCTTGGCTATTCTATTTGCAGTCGCAAACTTTTAGTCAAGCTCAAACTATCCCAATGTACGCAGCATACCAAGAGAGTAAATGTTTGCAGAGCGCTTACTTTTCAAAGCAGGAGATTACATGACCTTTGGAGATTGACAGTATAACTCATTCAGCTCAATATCCCTGTCTGTAAGTTGTCATCTAATGAGACAAAACCATGGTTCTTTAAAATCCACACTAATGTTTCATATcataaatatgaatattttgataaatatttccattgatttgtgtttcagcaaaatacaaacatttttatatttgaaattgaaataaaatcagaattctGCTCTGTAATATTGATTATAAAAGGCTTTAAATGttctctttcaaaaagaaaatgtgtacaTCTGAGTCTGGTCTATGCGTAAGTTCGCATGTTTAGTAAAAAGGGTCAGTCTTATGTGGATTTGATGAAGCCAGTACAAAACACTTTTAGGACATTTAAATCTACTAGAATTTGATTTAAATCATTTTGGGCGGTCTAAACAAATGTCTATATTAAACATATCAATTCTGATACATTAAATGACACATTAAATGGCCTTTATAAATCTGCAGTACCTACAAGAACTGGATGTTTAGTGATATCCAGCAGTTTAaacttttaaattcaaaatagtTCTTTAAAAACTATGAAAACTATATTGCAATCCTCTTTGCaatcttttcctgcttttgcttttttatctgATAAAACTTAATTAGAAGAGATGAAGATCCTCTGGTTTTATACAGCCTGTTTCAAATAGTAAAGGCCTTTTTATCATTGAAAACTCAATAAAGATTTTTTAAGCAGAGACCTTTAAAAGGATGATTGTAGTAGCTATTTTGACCCAATAGCTCCTCCTGTTGTGTTTAAATATTGCATCACTATCgggctctttttctttttcttaaatgcagaAGTTTGAATTAAGATTAAGCTGACTTGGTCTTTTTTGTGGTGTTCTGGAGATTTTCGAAATGTacattgttttctgaatttattaaaGAGTTGATGGTACTGAAGAGCAGATgacaatgttttctgaaaaaaaaaaaaaagtaatacagCTGGAACAGTCATAGAGAGCTTACTTAATCCTTAAATTTTCTTTGCCACTCAGGCTGTGATTTAACTCATCAAGAGTCAAAGCAAGGCATTAAGAGACACACCTCCACTCCTCCCCAGGTAGCTTGCTTTTGAAGGCAGTACTCTGCTGGGGACATTCGCAACTCTGCTGATACACACGTGGAGAGGAAGGAGCTCGGAGTGTCAATACAGAGCAACCTGTGCTGTCTCACATCAGCACTAATAAAagcttgggaaagaaaaggctgtgCTTGCCTTGTGACAAGTCAATGGTTAGGAATgggcgcggggggggtgtgCAAATTGGGGCTTTCTATATTGCAGCTTCCAAAGTTTCACAGGTTGACCTAGCCAGGACCAtcctgagaaacagagaagtcGAGGGAAGCTTTCAAAAACATGGTAAGCTTCTCAAAAATCCCACGGGTGTCAAGCTGGGTGTATGGATTTTCTGAGGCTAAGTTGTTGCTCCTATAAGTTGTCACGTGCTCGGACGCAGGTTGCCAAGACGTGTACCAAGACGTGCCAAGACGTGCAAAAAATATACTTGCCTTAGTCAATAGAAACAACCTGGTGAGCTACAGAGAAAGCATCAGCTCTTGACTGTAATCTTACCtagaaaacatgtattttgtgGAGAAATTCTACTGGGCGTGTCTGTTGCTGTGGGTTTGGTGTTTATTTAGATGGGCTTCACGTTACTGTACCAGCTTCTGGCTCATACTCCCTTGGGTATCGCTTTTGTGATTGATAAAGAAGTTTTCAGCTAACACTGAAGTGTTGTTGGGTGAAATGTATTTGACAGCCATTATTCCTGAAGTAATCCTGTATGTTCAAAATCTggcattttctgtctttaaaatgtagttttacTTACAGTCCATTGgggaatttattttctattattttgatttttggcGAGCCATTAGCAAAAATTGAATAACTTGTGGGCCCATATTTCATTCCTGAAGTAtgtgaaactggaaaaaatactgaCCCCActacatgctttttaaaaaagcttttattagaatatatatgtataaaaagaCTATAACTctgtgcttattttattttcttcataaagtTGTCATCCTGCCTACAAGATCAGTTTACAACTGGAAAGGGCAGAATTTAATGACTAATTCTGtaacaagaaaaacatatgGTCTCCATaatcattacatttttaatgatttggCTTGGACAGAGTCATTCATGGCTTGTAGAGTGATTCGTCCTTGAAAACTGCCTTACCTTGGGGGGATATCGCTGATGGTCTCCAACATGCCATTAACATTCTTTCCTAAGAAAAGACAATGCCAAGTGTATCGTATTTTTTCAGATGACAACCTTCCTTAGGCTGTATGTATACCTCTCAAGTGCTTAGAAACTGCCTATGTAGTAGTAATTGTTTGTGTGCTGAATTTTCtttggcgggggcggggggggaagtcCTTGCAGAAGGTTGGCTTAGGGAGAGATTCATTATCCAGCGCTCGATATTGGCAAGTGCAGGATGACCGAAAAAGCTACGTACTTGCATCGTATTTTCCACACTTTTTCCACACGGCAAAAATTTCACTGCAACAGGAGTTACCAACATAAATTAGTTTTAGTGTAAATAGTAGAGATTTTACTATAGACAGACTGTCCAAACTGCCAGATTTGCCAAATTTTGGCAGATTTGCCAAACTGCCAGATGAGCGCAGAGGAATAAATCTGACCATGTACATCAAGAATGAACTGAAGTTCATCCTGTGCTCATTTACCCTAGAGGCCAATTTGCAACCAGGCCCAGTTTTGTTTCTAACATTTATATTTCTCTGGCAATTAGGGTTTTCAAAAAGCCAGGCATCCCCCTGTGCTATatatatattgatatatatatttatttacatatatattgaTTTATAGCTCCTATCCTAGTCAACCTAATCGTTGTGTCTGGTTCCACAGCCATATGCAGGCTGCAtggtatttatttacttacataGTCTTACTGAATTTAATATTAATTCCTCTACATTTCTAAGCTACATTTCAGTCTGCCCTGCCACACAGACATCTCAGGCCTCCTCTAAGTTGCTGCTTATATCTCCTCAGAACGCATGCAGAGCTGAAGCTCACAGGACCAGGAAAACATCATTATTGTTGGTATGTCTGACTCCACTGGGAATACTGGTCTAGTTCATAGCCTTTTACTGTCATGTCAGGGTAACAAATTTATTGGACGAACATCAGCGTTGGCTTCCTAAGGATGTTCTGCTTCTTATGCTCTTTGCATGTTAGCCTGTGACTTTAAATTTTGCAATGCCTTTTACCTACGAATTGCTGCCAATGTTAAATTTATTTGGCAGTAACTTACTGCATAGACTAGTAGGCACATGGAAACCTATGGCATAACCCCCCCGTATCATACTTCCCCATATGAATGAGAGCAACAGAGTAAAGCCCAAAGGGAATCAGTGAACTGTTCTTGCACTACAGGATTCAGCAAAACAATGTTGTGACAGTGAAAAGGCATGGCAATGTACTGTAAACTAAATAAGGTCCAGATTTTCATTATATAGCACTTCTGACATAcctcttttaaaattctttcttttatagATACTCAGCAAATACTAGCACCACACTAATGATTCATATTTTGCTGAGTTATGTCATCTTGAAGgcagtttgtttttatttccactCGGGTAGGATACTTTTCCACTTGCGTATTATGTAACACTCCTTATAAAAATAGAGACCCGGTCTTGCAAACACCTTGGAGTGCTCCTGTTACCGAATGAGACTTAGGACTGTTTCAGTTCTCACACCCTCCTTATTATGCTTACAATACTTCAAAGTGTTCCCCTTttggcttgaaaaaaaaaaaaaaggagcctCTGTTCTTGGTCTATGTACAGCTTTTCTTCCTAAGGTCTAAACAAAATGTcttgtggttcttttttttcagcatgatGGGGATTtatatgtgtgtttatatacTTAGTTTATGTTAATAACAGATTTCACTCATTAAAAACCTCTAAATACATTATTTAGACACAACTTGATTTGTTTCTCCACACTTGAAACAAATTGATTCACTTGATTCTCCCTTTAATtagtaaaaataagaaatgaattATAAATGTATACagtataaaatgttttctttcagccagCATGCATTTAATAGCATGTGCACTGgctctaaaagaaaataaagaagcgAAAATACTTGAGAAACCTGGTGTAATGTAATAGGTTGTAAAGCCAACAGCATAAGAgtcaggaaattaaaaactgtGGCTTCTCAAGAAACAATCTATATTCAGCATAGGCAGAATGTTCACATTGCCCTTTCCTAAGAGCTACTACTTGCAGATTAGCGATTGACACAAAGAATAAGGTATGTactctttataaaataaaataactgcaaGTACAgaattatcttctttttttttggggggggggggtaatgAAGAGTAACTAAAATTctggaataaataaatgaagcaatTTGCAAACATTATATATTTTGTAAACAGTATATAAGACAGGAACCCAATTATCTGCCAGATATCCCATCTATCAAACCTTGAAAGTAATTTAGAATTTTCAAGCTCCTGGTttcaaataatgtatttaaatggtggggggaggggggacaccACACGACATGCATTagttacatattaaaaaataaaaaaaccaggaaGACAGCCATGACAAACAAGAATATCTGTGTTCCAtagagaaaatgggaaaaaaaaccaaggcaaGAATGTGAAAGAAAGGTGGAAAATGG
The Pelecanus crispus isolate bPelCri1 chromosome 6, bPelCri1.pri, whole genome shotgun sequence DNA segment above includes these coding regions:
- the FIBIN gene encoding fin bud initiation factor homolog; protein product: MRAALRLLGLGWLCSLCRGYFEGPLYPEMSNGTLHHYFVPDGDYEENDDPERCQLLFRVSEQRRCGAAAAAGGGLSLREELTVLGRQVEDAGRVLEGIGKSISYDLDGEESYSTYLRRESAQISDAYSSSDRSLSELEGKFRQGQEQGGREEARLGDSFLGLLLHARALLRETRHISSGLRDKHDLLALTVRSHGARLSRLKNDYLRA